A region from the Pseudodesulfovibrio sp. JC047 genome encodes:
- a CDS encoding dual CXXC motif small (seleno)protein has protein sequence MFAHQKRTWLADGMKCRECGGELVAYRGCQEVTLRCLKCGTTYDLKEFASDIDEDFEEEMEFVPMDRI, from the coding sequence ATGTTTGCACATCAAAAACGGACTTGGTTGGCAGATGGTATGAAATGTCGGGAATGTGGGGGAGAACTCGTTGCCTACAGAGGGTGCCAAGAGGTGACTCTCCGATGTCTCAAGTGTGGGACAACGTATGATCTCAAGGAGTTCGCATCTGATATTGATGAGGATTTCGAGGAGGAAATGGAGTTTGTCCCAATGGATCGAATTTAA